A stretch of Mycobacterium sp. ITM-2016-00316 DNA encodes these proteins:
- a CDS encoding PDR/VanB family oxidoreductase, with translation MKLRVTQLRLEAEGVISVLLQSPAGERLPAWTPGAHIALTLASGLVRQYSLCGAHDDPYSYTIAVLLVADGRGGSREVHQQLRVGEVLEVGEPRNNFALAPAPAYLFLAGGIGITPILAMMESLQKQADPPPMRLVYGGRTRASMAYLDRLDTLPDIAVLPEDESGRPDIAVLFAAAGAGTHVYCCGPPAMLAAVQRISEEHPDLALHIERFSAADTDATGPDGGLDDDGAFEVELARSGVTVTVGAGVSVLDAVLAAVPDTPYSCAAGFCGTCETKVLAGDIDHRDDLLTESEQQENSTMMICVSRSRGGSRLCLDL, from the coding sequence ATGAAGCTTCGGGTCACCCAACTTCGGCTGGAAGCTGAGGGTGTCATCTCGGTGTTGTTGCAGAGTCCGGCGGGGGAACGGTTGCCAGCCTGGACGCCGGGCGCCCATATCGCTCTCACCCTCGCGTCCGGCCTGGTGCGGCAGTATTCGCTGTGCGGTGCGCACGACGACCCGTACAGCTACACCATCGCTGTGCTGCTCGTCGCGGACGGTCGGGGCGGGTCCCGCGAGGTACATCAGCAGTTGCGCGTCGGTGAGGTACTCGAGGTCGGTGAACCGCGGAACAACTTCGCACTCGCCCCTGCGCCGGCCTACCTCTTCCTGGCTGGCGGCATCGGCATCACACCCATTCTGGCGATGATGGAATCGCTTCAGAAGCAAGCGGATCCGCCGCCGATGCGACTGGTCTACGGCGGTCGCACCCGCGCCTCGATGGCCTACCTGGATCGGCTGGATACGCTGCCGGATATCGCGGTGCTACCCGAGGATGAATCCGGACGTCCGGATATCGCCGTGCTTTTCGCGGCCGCGGGCGCGGGCACCCATGTCTACTGCTGCGGACCACCGGCCATGCTCGCGGCGGTCCAACGGATCAGCGAAGAGCATCCGGACCTGGCGCTCCACATCGAACGGTTCTCCGCGGCGGATACCGACGCCACCGGACCGGACGGCGGGCTCGACGACGACGGGGCGTTCGAGGTTGAACTCGCCCGCAGTGGCGTCACCGTCACGGTCGGTGCCGGCGTGAGTGTTCTCGACGCTGTTCTGGCGGCGGTGCCCGATACGCCCTACTCATGCGCCGCGGGCTTCTGCGGGACATGCGAAACAAAGGTGCTGGCGGGTGACATCGACCACCGTGATGATTTGCTGACTGAAAGTGAACAGCAGGAGAACAGCACGATGATGATTTGCGTATCGCGGTCCCGCGGTGGTAGCA
- a CDS encoding aromatic ring-hydroxylating dioxygenase subunit alpha — protein sequence MKQDALTPEKLREAYQHVWFVVARSQDIDTPQPARLLDQNLVVFRDASGAARVADRRCIHRGGNLAAGVVDGDNIACPYHGWQFDGQSGQCRHIPSLAEGGRIPPKAAIKAYPVIERFEHVWTCLGDPVFDLPDPPEIADLDLEWRAAEPIHADCGFMAATENFRDMAHFPFVHAQSMGDVNPVVGDLDVKRDGREVWASYFYQQVPNSDFSDVGDAWMHYHSYAPGIATILYDFGEETGKRYLVDFPSPVSYDKCIIFWGVATDRDFRGGSVDEILEIETKVFDEDTPILGGLEPKEVPLAGQAFEVSAPADVYTLNYRRATQFAVQAIQESRELTGAQAAGSGRLGG from the coding sequence ATGAAGCAGGATGCACTCACTCCGGAGAAGCTCCGCGAGGCCTACCAGCACGTGTGGTTCGTGGTGGCCCGCTCCCAGGACATCGACACCCCGCAGCCAGCACGACTACTCGATCAGAATCTGGTGGTGTTCCGCGACGCCTCCGGAGCGGCGCGGGTCGCCGACCGGCGTTGTATCCACCGCGGCGGCAACCTTGCCGCAGGTGTCGTCGACGGTGACAACATCGCCTGCCCGTATCACGGTTGGCAATTCGACGGCCAGAGCGGCCAATGCCGGCATATTCCGTCGCTGGCCGAGGGTGGCCGAATCCCACCTAAAGCGGCGATCAAGGCCTATCCGGTCATCGAACGGTTCGAGCATGTGTGGACCTGTCTGGGGGATCCGGTGTTCGACCTGCCGGACCCGCCCGAGATCGCGGACCTCGATCTCGAATGGCGCGCCGCAGAGCCCATCCATGCCGATTGCGGTTTCATGGCAGCGACGGAGAACTTCCGCGATATGGCGCATTTCCCGTTCGTGCACGCCCAGTCGATGGGTGACGTGAATCCCGTTGTCGGCGATCTCGACGTCAAGCGTGACGGACGTGAGGTGTGGGCATCGTATTTCTATCAGCAGGTCCCGAACTCAGATTTTTCCGATGTCGGAGACGCCTGGATGCACTACCACTCTTACGCGCCGGGTATTGCCACCATTCTCTACGACTTCGGCGAGGAGACCGGGAAGCGCTACCTGGTCGACTTCCCGTCGCCGGTCAGCTACGACAAGTGCATCATCTTCTGGGGCGTGGCGACCGATCGAGACTTCCGTGGTGGCAGTGTCGATGAGATCCTGGAGATCGAAACCAAGGTGTTCGACGAAGACACGCCGATACTGGGAGGTCTTGAACCAAAAGAAGTTCCGTTGGCTGGGCAGGCTTTCGAGGTATCGGCACCTGCGGATGTTTATACGTTGAATTACCGGCGTGCCACCCAGTTCGCAGTGCAGGCCATCCAGGAGTCGCGCGAGTTGACCGGCGCCCAGGCTGCCGGCAGCGGCCGCCTGGGCGGGTGA
- a CDS encoding polysaccharide deacetylase — MTALIPAGPVQWPDGKTCAVAFTFDVDAESPLLTTDPAFADRMGAMSHQAYGPLVGIPRLLRILEEIQIPATFFVPGYTAHRHPEPIRSIVQAGHEIAHHGYLHESLVGVDEDTERDYLVRGIAALEEVAGVTPVGYRAPMWEMNWHTPKLLAEFNFLYDSTLMDSDHPYELAVTDDRSLVELPVSWALDDWQQYCFVPDFSGTGLIETPAKTVELYRSELDAMRDVGGAWILTNHPFLSGRPGRAAALREFMADVRKMDDVWIASMAQIAQHVRSQQLTPRTITRPEFTPTVRSIH, encoded by the coding sequence ATGACCGCACTGATCCCTGCAGGCCCGGTGCAGTGGCCAGATGGAAAAACCTGTGCGGTGGCGTTCACTTTCGATGTGGACGCTGAATCACCCTTGTTGACAACGGATCCGGCATTCGCCGACCGGATGGGGGCGATGTCGCACCAGGCATACGGGCCATTGGTGGGAATTCCTCGATTGCTGCGCATCCTGGAAGAAATCCAGATCCCCGCGACCTTTTTCGTCCCGGGATACACCGCGCACCGGCACCCTGAGCCGATCCGTTCGATCGTGCAGGCCGGTCATGAGATCGCCCACCACGGGTATCTGCACGAATCGTTGGTCGGCGTCGACGAGGATACCGAGCGCGATTACCTCGTACGCGGTATCGCGGCGTTGGAGGAAGTGGCCGGTGTGACACCGGTCGGATATCGGGCGCCCATGTGGGAAATGAACTGGCACACCCCGAAGTTGTTGGCCGAGTTCAACTTCTTGTACGACTCCACGCTGATGGACTCCGATCATCCTTATGAGCTCGCCGTCACCGACGACCGGTCGCTGGTCGAACTGCCTGTCAGTTGGGCGCTCGATGACTGGCAGCAATACTGTTTCGTGCCGGACTTCTCCGGTACCGGACTGATCGAGACTCCCGCCAAGACCGTCGAGCTCTACCGCAGCGAACTGGATGCGATGCGCGATGTCGGTGGCGCCTGGATCCTCACGAACCATCCTTTCCTCAGCGGACGTCCGGGCCGCGCTGCGGCCCTGCGTGAGTTCATGGCCGACGTGCGCAAGATGGACGACGTGTGGATCGCCAGCATGGCCCAGATAGCCCAGCACGTGCGGTCACAGCAGCTGACACCACGCACCATCACCCGGCCCGAATTCACGCCCACCGTAAGGAGCATTCACTGA
- the speB gene encoding agmatinase: MINDDISDDISNGIVGPADPQVQPRYAGWTTFARLPRLEDVSHADVIVVGVPFDSAVTYRPGARFGPNAIRQGSRLIRGYNPELDISPFEVCQFADAGDIACNPFDIGAAVNQIAEQLSGLLAGGARAVILGGDHSVALPSLRAAHSAHGPMALVHFDAHLDTWDTYYGADITHGSPFRRAYEEGLLLDTNVHVGVRGSIYSRKDLVDDAGFGFSVITCRDIDRLGAEGVLERIRDRVGAAPVYVSVDIDVLDPAHAPGTGTPEAGGMSSRELLEVVRGLDTVNLVGVDVVEVSPAYDHAEITSIAAANVTWEFLSVYARKVQR; encoded by the coding sequence ATGATCAACGACGACATTTCCGACGACATCTCGAATGGGATCGTGGGCCCGGCCGACCCACAAGTGCAGCCGCGCTACGCGGGCTGGACGACCTTCGCCCGGCTGCCGCGATTGGAGGACGTGAGCCACGCCGACGTCATCGTCGTGGGAGTACCGTTCGACAGTGCGGTGACATACCGACCTGGTGCCCGCTTCGGCCCCAACGCAATTCGCCAAGGGTCGCGGCTCATTCGCGGCTACAATCCCGAGCTGGACATCAGCCCGTTCGAGGTCTGCCAGTTCGCCGACGCGGGCGATATCGCCTGCAACCCCTTTGATATCGGTGCGGCTGTCAATCAGATCGCCGAGCAGCTGAGCGGGCTGCTGGCAGGCGGAGCGCGGGCGGTGATTCTCGGTGGTGACCATTCGGTGGCCCTCCCGTCACTGCGGGCTGCGCACTCGGCGCACGGCCCGATGGCCCTGGTGCACTTCGATGCCCACCTTGACACCTGGGATACCTACTACGGGGCCGATATCACCCACGGTTCACCGTTCCGGCGGGCCTATGAGGAGGGCTTGCTCCTGGACACCAACGTGCACGTCGGTGTGCGCGGGTCCATCTACAGCCGAAAGGATCTCGTCGACGATGCCGGGTTCGGCTTCTCCGTCATCACCTGCCGGGACATCGACCGCCTCGGGGCCGAGGGCGTCCTCGAGCGCATCCGCGACCGGGTCGGTGCTGCCCCCGTGTACGTCTCGGTCGACATCGACGTCCTCGACCCCGCGCACGCGCCGGGTACAGGCACCCCGGAAGCCGGCGGTATGTCCAGCCGTGAACTGCTCGAAGTGGTGCGGGGTCTGGATACTGTGAACCTGGTCGGCGTCGATGTGGTGGAGGTGTCTCCGGCCTATGACCATGCCGAGATCACCTCGATCGCCGCCGCCAACGTCACCTGGGAGTTCCTGTCCGTCTACGCCAGAAAGGTACAACGATGA
- a CDS encoding SDR family NAD(P)-dependent oxidoreductase, with protein MKTNASRVLVTGVDTTLGAAVRDHFVAMGADTVGTCTGPVDFTVLGEHLTLQVQPGDAAQVRDAVTRAAGDMGGIDALVVAHGLPVVSGLIDQSMDQFWEHVDSVLTGSFLFAQAVATSMRDRRTGGRMVLTTSRWHVGGVDLSAVAAAAGGVVALTKSLTRDFGHFGIGVNAVAVGGVDSEWSACDATAALPPAGRVGSVGQVARVIGLLCRPDLGAAVGQIVNVDGGVSRNRV; from the coding sequence ATGAAGACGAACGCGTCCCGGGTACTCGTCACCGGGGTAGACACAACACTCGGTGCCGCCGTCCGTGATCACTTCGTCGCGATGGGCGCCGATACTGTCGGAACGTGCACCGGCCCAGTCGATTTCACTGTACTCGGCGAGCATCTTACTTTACAGGTGCAGCCCGGCGATGCGGCGCAGGTCCGAGATGCGGTGACGCGTGCGGCCGGCGACATGGGCGGTATCGATGCACTGGTCGTCGCGCACGGCCTGCCCGTTGTCTCGGGACTGATCGATCAGTCGATGGACCAGTTCTGGGAGCATGTGGATTCCGTACTGACCGGGAGCTTCCTGTTCGCACAAGCAGTGGCAACGTCGATGCGCGACAGGCGCACCGGCGGTCGAATGGTGCTGACCACGTCGCGCTGGCATGTCGGCGGCGTTGACCTGTCCGCCGTCGCCGCCGCGGCCGGCGGCGTCGTCGCCCTGACCAAATCACTGACCAGGGACTTCGGCCATTTCGGAATCGGCGTCAACGCGGTGGCCGTCGGCGGGGTGGATTCGGAGTGGTCGGCCTGCGATGCGACCGCGGCGCTGCCGCCGGCCGGGCGAGTCGGTTCGGTCGGCCAGGTGGCCCGCGTCATCGGTCTGCTGTGCCGGCCCGATCTCGGTGCAGCTGTCGGTCAGATCGTGAACGTCGACGGCGGAGTATCACGAAATCGTGTTTAG
- a CDS encoding SDR family NAD(P)-dependent oxidoreductase yields the protein MSVREPVAVVTGAGSGIGAAIARVLRSRGWIVTSISREPAPDTDMWQIADVADEQAVNDAIARVRDTFGSIEAAVICAGHYEETPALEISPTAWMRMLRVHVGGLAHVCRAVLPEMRQRGSGRIVGIASERAIGGGSNDAHYAAAKAAALSLLRSIAVEVAADGVLVNAVAPGPCDTPLLPADSWERAEEFLDTLPARRIAQPGEVAELVAALLEEDLFLCGEVLSVNSGTVI from the coding sequence ATGAGTGTGCGGGAACCGGTCGCTGTCGTCACCGGGGCGGGCAGTGGTATCGGCGCGGCGATCGCGCGGGTGCTCCGGTCCCGTGGCTGGATCGTCACCTCCATCTCCCGGGAGCCGGCCCCGGACACCGATATGTGGCAGATCGCCGATGTCGCCGATGAGCAGGCCGTCAACGACGCAATCGCCCGAGTCCGGGACACCTTCGGGAGCATCGAGGCGGCGGTGATCTGTGCCGGGCACTACGAGGAGACTCCCGCGCTGGAGATCTCGCCAACCGCGTGGATGCGGATGCTGCGGGTCCACGTCGGCGGCCTGGCTCATGTGTGCCGGGCGGTGTTGCCCGAGATGCGGCAGCGGGGGAGCGGCCGCATCGTCGGTATCGCCTCCGAACGCGCGATCGGTGGCGGCAGCAATGACGCCCACTACGCTGCAGCAAAGGCCGCCGCGCTGAGCCTGCTGCGCAGTATCGCCGTCGAAGTGGCCGCCGACGGTGTGCTCGTCAACGCCGTCGCCCCGGGCCCGTGTGACACCCCGCTGCTGCCTGCCGACTCCTGGGAGCGGGCTGAGGAGTTCCTCGACACGCTGCCGGCGCGGCGCATCGCCCAACCCGGGGAAGTCGCCGAACTTGTGGCCGCGCTGCTGGAAGAAGACCTGTTCCTGTGCGGCGAAGTGTTGTCGGTCAACAGCGGAACGGTGATCTGA
- a CDS encoding APC family permease produces MKREFSLWSAFAFAFAFISPIVAMYGIYGLSLATAGPGFWWTFVIVGAGQFVIALAFAELVSRWPFEGSIYQWTKRLAGEIAGWFAGWVYMWALVIIMATVAYGGAGFLAELIGIQGPTAVQQSIIALLILLAGTGANILGRTFLKALMVGSIIAEIVASLGLGTYLLVFHRHHGLDVLMQGLDGGGWSWAYISGPFLAALAFTSWSILGFESAGAIAEEVKEPSRNVPRAMLFSVSFIAVVVAYASLAVTLAVPDFDKISSGEVADPVTYVLGSALGESAVKPILLAFVIGFLASFLALQASASRVIWAFARDKVLPGSRVLAKLSKTEAQPVSAILVTTLIGAVVYLISATDVYSVLVTFTAGGYYLAFLFPLATGLVARLRGNWVPGPWSLGRWSTPVTLVATLWAGFAFVNIIWPRTVSEAWYINWAFFVAMGAILALGAVIVKLLKVGHSEPDKVIETVAEPV; encoded by the coding sequence TTGAAGCGGGAGTTCTCGCTATGGTCGGCCTTTGCCTTTGCTTTCGCCTTCATTTCGCCGATTGTGGCAATGTACGGCATCTACGGGCTGTCGCTGGCGACTGCCGGCCCGGGCTTCTGGTGGACCTTTGTCATCGTCGGCGCCGGGCAGTTCGTCATCGCGTTGGCCTTCGCCGAACTGGTGTCCCGCTGGCCCTTTGAGGGTTCGATCTATCAGTGGACCAAACGGCTGGCCGGTGAAATCGCCGGCTGGTTCGCAGGCTGGGTCTACATGTGGGCGTTGGTGATCATCATGGCCACCGTCGCCTACGGCGGTGCAGGCTTCCTGGCCGAGTTGATCGGCATTCAGGGCCCGACAGCGGTGCAGCAGAGCATCATTGCGTTGCTGATCCTGCTTGCCGGCACCGGAGCGAACATCCTTGGCCGCACCTTCCTGAAAGCCCTCATGGTGGGTAGCATCATCGCCGAGATCGTGGCCTCGCTCGGGTTGGGCACCTACCTTCTGGTCTTCCATCGCCACCACGGGCTGGATGTGCTGATGCAGGGCCTCGATGGGGGCGGCTGGTCCTGGGCCTATATCTCCGGGCCGTTCCTGGCCGCACTGGCGTTCACCAGCTGGTCGATTCTCGGCTTCGAGAGTGCGGGTGCCATCGCCGAGGAGGTCAAGGAACCGTCGCGCAACGTCCCCAGAGCGATGCTGTTCTCGGTGTCCTTCATTGCCGTGGTCGTCGCTTACGCATCGCTGGCGGTCACGCTGGCTGTCCCCGACTTCGACAAGATCAGCTCCGGTGAGGTTGCCGACCCGGTCACCTACGTGCTGGGTTCCGCGCTTGGTGAGTCGGCCGTCAAACCGATCCTGCTGGCCTTCGTGATCGGCTTCCTGGCAAGCTTTTTGGCGCTACAGGCATCAGCCTCTCGCGTGATCTGGGCCTTCGCCCGCGACAAAGTGCTGCCGGGATCACGAGTGCTGGCCAAGTTGTCGAAGACAGAGGCCCAGCCGGTGAGCGCCATCCTGGTCACCACGTTGATCGGAGCCGTGGTCTACCTGATCTCGGCCACCGATGTGTATTCGGTGCTGGTGACCTTCACGGCCGGCGGCTACTACCTGGCGTTCCTGTTTCCACTGGCGACCGGCCTGGTGGCGCGGCTACGGGGCAACTGGGTCCCTGGGCCGTGGAGCCTGGGTCGGTGGAGCACACCGGTGACCCTCGTGGCGACATTGTGGGCGGGATTCGCCTTCGTCAACATCATCTGGCCGCGCACCGTATCCGAGGCGTGGTACATCAACTGGGCATTCTTCGTTGCGATGGGCGCCATCCTGGCACTCGGTGCCGTGATCGTGAAGCTCCTCAAGGTCGGACATTCCGAGCCTGACAAGGTGATCGAGACGGTCGCGGAGCCGGTATGA
- a CDS encoding polyprenyl synthetase family protein, whose product MPDKPEITDFLVAVEQRLHTCVTATVAEPLQQIDTALSAFAQIGLSSVTAGGKRLRPRFAFCAWRLGAKDLSATGPVVQLAAALELLHAAILVHDDIIDRSELRRGRPSARAALADHHRTQRWWGAAQEFGDATALLVGDLLWAAAHDEFDDATAALLPNQRRAITQCFRTMRVEVLSGQLLELRAQAERDHSPGAAEKILRYKTGSYTVVRPVELGSILAGHAPTLVAKALSSYSGAVGQAFQLRDDLADLFSSAESTGKRPGDDIRTGKPTELLGATITMSAEADARILNRIVGNEAADQDDIAEVQQIALRSGAVRRTRQRISELVAVADRALTDLPEELDHAGVYGLAGLLAECTDLRFLADA is encoded by the coding sequence GTGCCCGACAAACCTGAGATCACCGACTTCCTGGTCGCTGTCGAGCAGCGTCTCCACACGTGCGTCACCGCGACGGTGGCCGAGCCGTTACAACAGATCGACACCGCATTGAGCGCCTTCGCTCAGATTGGCCTGTCGTCGGTGACTGCCGGCGGCAAGCGTCTCCGTCCGCGGTTCGCCTTCTGCGCGTGGCGGCTGGGCGCCAAAGACCTATCGGCGACCGGCCCGGTGGTGCAGCTTGCGGCGGCGCTGGAGCTGCTGCACGCCGCCATCCTTGTTCACGACGACATCATCGATCGCTCTGAGCTGCGTCGTGGCAGGCCGTCCGCGCGGGCCGCCCTCGCCGACCATCACCGCACGCAGCGCTGGTGGGGGGCCGCGCAGGAGTTCGGTGACGCCACCGCACTACTGGTCGGCGATCTGCTTTGGGCGGCCGCGCACGACGAGTTCGACGACGCGACCGCCGCGCTGCTCCCGAACCAGCGGCGAGCCATCACGCAGTGTTTCCGAACCATGCGCGTGGAGGTGCTCTCGGGGCAGCTGCTCGAGCTTCGTGCGCAAGCCGAACGCGATCACTCGCCGGGAGCCGCGGAGAAGATCCTGCGGTACAAGACCGGCTCGTACACCGTGGTGCGCCCCGTCGAGTTGGGTTCGATATTGGCCGGGCACGCCCCGACTCTGGTCGCCAAGGCACTGAGCAGCTACTCGGGCGCGGTCGGACAGGCTTTCCAGCTGCGAGACGATCTCGCCGACCTGTTCAGCTCCGCCGAGTCCACCGGAAAGCGGCCCGGTGACGACATCCGTACGGGCAAGCCGACCGAACTGTTAGGGGCCACGATCACCATGTCCGCTGAGGCGGATGCCCGGATCCTGAACCGGATCGTCGGGAACGAGGCAGCAGACCAGGATGATATCGCCGAGGTGCAGCAGATCGCGCTGCGCAGCGGCGCCGTCCGCCGCACCCGACAGCGGATTTCCGAACTGGTGGCGGTCGCCGATCGAGCACTCACCGACTTGCCCGAGGAGCTGGATCACGCCGGTGTCTACGGTCTTGCCGGACTGCTGGCAGAGTGCACCGACCTGCGCTTCCTGGCCGACGCGTAG
- a CDS encoding HAD family phosphatase — translation MTDPLPAILASPQGPHIGAFFDLDGTLVRGFTATVHAGHRIRNGQSGFGELSGIFEASLRYKLGRMQFARLLQRAAGYLAGEPLADLEALGDELFTTRIAGRLFPVMTRVVAAHQERGHTVAMSSSALTMHAGPVARHLGIEHVLCNHFEVDAEDKLTGHIVRPIVWGRQKARAVMEFSAQRGIDLAESFCYADGTEDLPVLDAVGHPSAVNPRPGLAAAAARNGWPVLRVSSEEDRRWWTRAQRPGIR, via the coding sequence GTGACTGACCCGCTGCCAGCCATACTCGCGAGTCCGCAGGGCCCACACATCGGTGCGTTCTTCGATCTCGACGGGACGCTGGTGCGTGGGTTCACCGCGACGGTGCACGCCGGACACCGCATCCGCAACGGGCAGTCCGGATTCGGGGAACTGTCCGGGATCTTCGAGGCCAGCCTCCGCTACAAACTGGGCCGGATGCAGTTCGCCCGGCTGCTTCAGCGCGCGGCGGGATACCTCGCAGGCGAACCGCTGGCCGACCTCGAGGCCCTCGGGGACGAGTTGTTCACCACCCGCATCGCCGGTCGACTCTTCCCGGTGATGACCCGCGTGGTCGCCGCACACCAAGAGCGCGGGCACACCGTGGCGATGAGTTCGTCGGCCCTGACCATGCACGCCGGGCCGGTCGCCCGTCATCTCGGCATCGAGCATGTGCTGTGCAACCACTTCGAGGTGGACGCCGAGGACAAGCTGACCGGTCACATCGTCAGACCCATCGTGTGGGGACGTCAGAAGGCAAGAGCGGTCATGGAATTCAGCGCGCAGCGCGGGATCGATCTGGCCGAGAGCTTCTGCTACGCCGACGGCACCGAGGATCTGCCGGTGCTGGACGCGGTCGGACATCCCAGCGCGGTCAATCCCCGGCCGGGTCTTGCGGCCGCCGCGGCCAGGAACGGCTGGCCGGTGCTGCGGGTCAGTTCCGAGGAGGACCGGCGGTGGTGGACGCGCGCCCAGCGCCCCGGGATTCGATGA
- a CDS encoding bacterioferritin-associated ferredoxin has product MFVCLCNGITSHEVADAVDRGAATTKQVALACGAGADCGRCRRTVRAIIESRGAGRASTTAGPPRN; this is encoded by the coding sequence ATGTTCGTCTGCCTCTGCAACGGCATCACCAGTCACGAGGTGGCTGATGCGGTGGACCGGGGAGCCGCCACCACCAAGCAGGTGGCACTCGCCTGTGGGGCCGGCGCCGACTGCGGCCGCTGCCGGCGCACGGTCCGCGCGATCATCGAATCCCGGGGCGCTGGGCGCGCGTCCACCACCGCCGGTCCTCCTCGGAACTGA
- a CDS encoding fatty-acid--CoA ligase: protein MKDWLANSLVLVSDYRVPDPTAVWPLLQRRTEALAGMGVHHVLVYTSTTDPERVLVILGIHAHEPVLDLLRSRVFFDWFDAVGVQDLPAVFAGELFERIDFDHDEHPAPPVMVSMVTSVADIAALNTRVRGAAKAFHASGVQRFWSFRALDDPHEVLILQQIDDELSARRWLHDSDDAAEWLTEAGVGAYPPVFIGQFQQMMRIEG, encoded by the coding sequence ATGAAGGACTGGCTGGCCAACTCTCTGGTGCTGGTGTCCGACTACCGCGTGCCCGACCCGACTGCGGTCTGGCCGCTGTTGCAGCGCCGCACCGAAGCGCTGGCGGGCATGGGTGTCCACCACGTACTGGTCTACACCTCGACGACGGATCCCGAGCGTGTTCTGGTGATCCTCGGCATCCACGCCCACGAACCGGTGCTGGATCTGCTGCGGTCCCGGGTGTTCTTCGACTGGTTCGACGCCGTCGGGGTCCAGGACCTGCCCGCGGTGTTCGCCGGTGAGCTGTTCGAACGGATCGACTTCGACCACGATGAGCATCCCGCCCCGCCGGTGATGGTGTCGATGGTGACCTCGGTCGCGGATATCGCCGCACTGAACACGCGGGTGCGGGGCGCGGCCAAGGCCTTCCATGCCTCCGGAGTGCAGCGCTTCTGGAGCTTCCGTGCGCTCGACGATCCGCACGAGGTGCTGATCCTGCAGCAGATCGACGACGAACTCAGTGCCCGGCGCTGGTTGCACGATTCCGACGATGCGGCCGAATGGCTCACCGAAGCCGGTGTGGGCGCCTACCCGCCGGTGTTCATCGGCCAGTTTCAGCAGATGATGCGCATCGAGGGCTGA
- a CDS encoding nitronate monooxygenase gives MHTPLCDQLGIEFPIFAFTHCRDVVVAVSKAGGFGVLGAVGFSPEQLEIELNWIDENIGDHSYGVDIVIPNKYEGMDATDMDPEVLKKTLNDLVPQEHIDFAKKILADHGVPVDHSDDDALQLLGWTEATATPQVEIALKHPKMTLIANALGTPPAEMIKHIHAEGRKVAALCGSPSQARKHADAGVDIIIAQGGEAGGHSGEIGSIVLWPQVVKEVAPVPVLAAGGIGSGQQIAAALALGTQGAWTGSQWVMVEESEHTAQQHAAYAKATSKDTVRSRSFTGKPARMLRNDWTEAWEKPENPKPLGMPLQYMVSGMAVAATHKFPNESVDVAFNPVGQVVGQFAKVEKTSAVIERWVQEYLEATNTLNELNEAASV, from the coding sequence GTGCACACTCCCCTCTGCGACCAATTGGGTATCGAATTCCCCATCTTCGCCTTCACCCACTGCCGCGACGTGGTGGTCGCGGTCAGCAAGGCCGGCGGGTTCGGCGTGCTGGGTGCGGTCGGATTCAGCCCGGAGCAGCTTGAGATCGAACTCAACTGGATCGACGAGAACATCGGCGACCACTCCTACGGCGTGGACATCGTGATCCCGAACAAGTACGAGGGCATGGACGCCACCGATATGGATCCCGAGGTGCTCAAGAAGACGCTCAACGACTTGGTCCCGCAGGAACACATCGACTTCGCCAAGAAGATCCTGGCCGATCACGGCGTCCCGGTCGACCACAGCGACGATGACGCGCTGCAGCTGCTCGGCTGGACCGAGGCCACCGCCACCCCGCAGGTCGAGATCGCGCTCAAGCACCCCAAGATGACGTTGATCGCCAATGCGCTGGGTACCCCGCCCGCCGAGATGATCAAGCACATCCACGCCGAGGGCCGCAAGGTCGCGGCGCTGTGCGGCTCGCCGTCGCAGGCCCGCAAGCACGCCGACGCGGGGGTCGACATCATCATCGCCCAGGGCGGCGAGGCCGGCGGACACAGCGGCGAGATCGGCTCGATCGTGCTGTGGCCGCAGGTCGTCAAGGAGGTCGCGCCGGTGCCGGTGCTGGCCGCCGGCGGTATCGGCAGCGGGCAGCAGATCGCGGCGGCCCTGGCCCTGGGCACTCAGGGGGCCTGGACCGGCTCGCAGTGGGTGATGGTCGAGGAATCCGAGCACACCGCGCAGCAGCACGCCGCCTATGCGAAGGCCACCAGCAAGGACACCGTGCGCAGTCGGTCCTTCACCGGGAAGCCGGCCCGGATGCTGCGCAACGACTGGACCGAGGCCTGGGAGAAGCCGGAGAACCCGAAGCCCCTCGGGATGCCGTTGCAGTACATGGTCTCCGGCATGGCCGTGGCCGCGACGCACAAGTTCCCCAACGAGTCGGTCGACGTGGCATTCAACCCGGTCGGCCAGGTGGTCGGTCAGTTCGCCAAGGTCGAGAAGACCTCCGCGGTCATCGAGCGCTGGGTGCAGGAATACCTGGAGGCGACCAACACCCTCAACGAGCTCAACGAAGCGGCCTCGGTCTAG